Proteins from a single region of Sphingomonas sp.:
- a CDS encoding lipocalin family protein, with product MKQSTVLKILGGVTVAAIGGAFAYRQATRPPVINPEVPEPAKTVDLNLYLGKWYELARHENRFEKGLDAVTAEYALAPGGKIAITNSGCQGGPKGERSFVEGKAIVADEVTGAKLKVSFFGPFYTGDYWVLDHGDDYDWSIVGEPGGRYLWVLAREAHPANAEAIMKRVEELGYDRWALRVTRHG from the coding sequence ATGAAGCAATCGACCGTTCTCAAGATACTTGGTGGCGTCACCGTTGCCGCCATCGGCGGAGCCTTCGCCTATCGCCAGGCGACGCGGCCGCCGGTGATCAATCCGGAGGTGCCCGAGCCGGCCAAGACGGTCGATCTGAATCTCTATCTGGGCAAATGGTACGAGCTGGCGCGGCACGAGAACCGGTTCGAGAAGGGGCTCGACGCGGTCACCGCCGAATATGCGCTTGCGCCCGGCGGCAAGATCGCGATCACCAATAGCGGTTGCCAGGGCGGACCCAAGGGGGAACGCAGCTTCGTCGAAGGCAAGGCAATCGTCGCCGACGAGGTTACCGGCGCCAAGCTCAAGGTCTCGTTCTTCGGGCCCTTCTACACCGGCGATTACTGGGTGCTCGATCATGGCGACGACTATGACTGGTCGATCGTCGGCGAGCCGGGCGGGCGCTATCTGTGGGTGCTGGCGCGCGAGGCGCATCCGGCCAATGCCGAGGCGATCATGAAGCGCGTCGAGGAACTCGGCTATGACCGCTGGGCATTGCGGGTCACGCGGCACGGCTGA
- a CDS encoding glycosyltransferase family 1 protein: MKPSDIRVALFSGNYNYVRDGANQSLNKLVGHLLSRGVNVRVYSPTVEKPAFEPTGDLVSIPSWPLPGERGEFRFATHLPKSVHDDLAAFRPNVIHVSAPEFIGHAAIRYARKHGLPVVASMHTRFETYPRYYKLGFLEPLVIHLLTRFYNKVDAVVVPAQSSIDLLREWGVTTPIGIWARGVDHDTFSPKRRDLAWRRSLGIADDEFAVGFLGRLVKEKGLDIFSEVCRRLTAQGVPHRVLVVGEGPAREWFGELVPEAAFAGFQRGNDLGRAVASMDVLFNPSVTESFGNVTLEAMAAGVPVVAARATGAVDLIDEGETGFLVPPRDVQAYADRIAMLARDSTLYRAQSDAGHAKADGYVWDAINEKVIDTYFEVLERHAK; this comes from the coding sequence ATGAAACCGTCGGACATCCGCGTCGCCCTGTTCAGCGGCAATTATAATTACGTCCGCGACGGTGCGAACCAGTCGCTCAACAAGCTTGTCGGCCATCTGCTCAGCCGCGGCGTCAACGTCCGCGTCTATTCGCCGACGGTGGAGAAGCCGGCCTTCGAGCCGACCGGCGATCTCGTCAGCATCCCCAGCTGGCCGCTGCCCGGCGAGCGTGGCGAATTCCGCTTCGCCACCCACCTCCCCAAATCGGTGCACGATGATCTTGCCGCGTTCAGGCCGAACGTGATCCACGTCTCGGCGCCTGAATTCATCGGCCATGCCGCGATCCGCTATGCGCGCAAGCACGGCCTGCCGGTGGTCGCATCGATGCATACCCGCTTCGAGACCTATCCGCGCTATTACAAGCTCGGCTTCCTCGAGCCGTTGGTCATCCATCTGCTGACGCGCTTCTACAACAAGGTTGATGCCGTGGTAGTGCCGGCACAGTCCTCTATTGACCTTCTGCGCGAATGGGGCGTGACGACGCCGATTGGCATCTGGGCGCGCGGCGTCGATCACGATACATTCTCGCCCAAGCGTCGCGATCTCGCCTGGCGCCGCTCGCTCGGCATCGCCGACGATGAGTTCGCCGTCGGATTCCTCGGCCGGCTGGTCAAGGAAAAGGGGCTTGATATCTTCTCCGAAGTCTGCCGGCGGCTGACCGCGCAGGGCGTGCCGCACCGGGTGCTGGTGGTCGGTGAGGGCCCGGCGCGCGAATGGTTCGGCGAGCTCGTCCCCGAAGCCGCATTCGCCGGTTTCCAGCGCGGCAATGATCTCGGCCGCGCCGTTGCCAGCATGGACGTACTGTTCAACCCTTCGGTCACCGAAAGCTTCGGCAACGTTACGCTGGAAGCGATGGCCGCCGGCGTTCCCGTCGTCGCGGCCCGCGCCACCGGAGCGGTGGACCTGATCGACGAGGGCGAGACCGGCTTCCTCGTCCCGCCACGCGACGTCCAGGCCTATGCCGACAGGATCGCGATGCTGGCACGGGATTCGACGCTGTACCGTGCGCAATCGGATGCCGGCCACGCCAAGGCCGATGGCTATGTGTGGGACGCGATCAACGAGAAGGTGATCGACACCTATTTCGAGGTACTGGAACGTCACGCGAAATAG
- a CDS encoding Na+/H+ antiporter, with protein sequence MHAVEAFELVLVLLAMVTGLYWLALKLRLPPATALLVGGGALAFIPGLPDISLDPELALVLFLPPLLVDGAYSTALGRFRRHLPGILSLAVGAVVFTTLAVGLVVHWLVPELPLSACFALGAIVSPPDAVSARAVLKDVPLPRRLTALLEGESLLNDATGLILFRFAVAATLSGVFHAGEAVGMFFVVAIGGVIVGLAVGALWVFVAKKLHDRMLIVIATTLLGWTAYLAGEALHVSGVIAAVTAGLVLGWYQHTVMSAAVRLLGGSFWQILTFVLEAMVFILIGFSLRGALERIGGIEAIPVPMVQAVIAVVLTVAVTRFIWVFGQDAILTALRKTGLKTARPLGARQATVLSWAGMRGVVTLAVPLTLPIDMPGRDLMLISAFAVIFVTVVGQGSSLGWLIGKIAPQDLDPPARMDMAATEAAMARARTARVEELAYDADGTLIHPQLLEQHQKRVKMIERYAENAPEAMEKLRPHFDVVLEAIAASRIELIRLHREGHIEDEVLHELERDIDVEEMGIVLQRGED encoded by the coding sequence ATGCATGCCGTCGAAGCATTTGAGCTCGTCCTTGTCCTGCTGGCGATGGTCACCGGGCTTTATTGGCTGGCGCTGAAGCTCCGCCTGCCGCCCGCCACCGCCCTGCTGGTCGGCGGCGGCGCGCTTGCCTTCATTCCCGGCCTGCCCGACATTTCGCTCGATCCCGAGCTGGCGCTGGTGCTGTTCCTGCCGCCGCTGCTCGTCGATGGCGCCTATTCCACCGCGCTCGGCCGCTTCCGCCGGCATTTGCCCGGCATCCTGTCGCTCGCCGTCGGAGCGGTGGTGTTCACGACGCTGGCGGTCGGTCTGGTGGTGCATTGGCTGGTTCCCGAACTGCCGCTGTCCGCCTGTTTCGCGCTGGGTGCCATCGTCTCCCCGCCCGATGCCGTCTCGGCGCGCGCGGTGCTCAAGGACGTGCCCCTGCCCCGTCGTCTCACCGCGCTGCTCGAAGGTGAAAGCCTGCTCAACGACGCTACCGGCCTGATCCTGTTCCGCTTCGCCGTCGCGGCCACGCTGAGCGGCGTGTTCCATGCCGGCGAGGCGGTCGGCATGTTCTTTGTCGTAGCGATCGGCGGGGTGATCGTCGGCCTCGCCGTCGGCGCGCTCTGGGTGTTCGTCGCGAAGAAACTCCACGACCGGATGCTGATCGTCATCGCGACCACCCTGCTCGGCTGGACCGCCTATCTGGCCGGTGAGGCGCTCCACGTTTCGGGTGTCATCGCCGCGGTTACCGCCGGGTTGGTCCTCGGCTGGTATCAGCACACCGTGATGTCGGCGGCGGTGCGGCTGCTCGGTGGATCGTTCTGGCAGATCCTGACTTTCGTGCTGGAAGCGATGGTGTTCATCCTGATCGGCTTCTCGCTGCGCGGCGCGCTCGAGCGCATCGGCGGGATCGAGGCCATCCCCGTTCCAATGGTTCAGGCGGTGATCGCGGTGGTGCTGACCGTGGCGGTGACTCGTTTCATCTGGGTGTTCGGGCAGGACGCGATCCTGACCGCGCTGCGCAAGACAGGCTTGAAGACCGCCCGCCCGCTCGGCGCGCGACAGGCGACCGTGCTCAGCTGGGCGGGGATGCGCGGCGTCGTCACGCTGGCGGTGCCGCTGACCCTGCCCATCGACATGCCAGGCCGTGATCTGATGCTGATCTCGGCCTTCGCGGTGATCTTCGTCACCGTCGTAGGTCAGGGATCGAGCCTGGGCTGGCTGATCGGCAAGATCGCCCCGCAGGATCTCGATCCACCCGCGCGGATGGATATGGCCGCCACCGAAGCGGCGATGGCCCGTGCCCGCACCGCCAGGGTCGAGGAGCTGGCCTATGATGCGGACGGCACGCTGATCCACCCGCAATTGCTTGAACAGCACCAGAAGCGGGTCAAGATGATCGAGCGCTATGCCGAAAACGCCCCTGAGGCGATGGAGAAGCTGCGCCCGCATTTCGACGTGGTGCTGGAGGCGATCGCCGCCAGCCGGATCGAGCTTATCCGCCTCCACCGCGAAGGCCATATCGAGGACGAAGTGCTCCATGAGCTGGAACGTGACATCGATGTCGAGGAAATGGGCATCGTCCTGCAGCGAGGCGAGGATTAG
- a CDS encoding cation:proton antiporter, which translates to MHGEVSIVRDAVPLLGFALIFVLIFRKLGLGATLGFLVAGALVGPQVLGLVGGAESKMGIAELGIALLLFLVGLELSPSRLWRMRRDIFGLGLLQVVLCGLAVSGIVYLATRSSGAAALALGLPLALSSTAQVLPMLQSAGRLRTPFGERAFAILLFQDLSIVPLITIVAAMSRNPADMNGPPGWLLGVYTMAAIVGLVLVGRYLLRPLFKLIGNLGEREMFVFAGLFTVIAAAALMEALGLSAALGAFIAGVMLADSPYRHELEADVEPFRTILLGLFFLAVGMTLDLHAIADRPLFVAGMALALIVTKMAIIMGLAMLFGVKRRRAFALGVLLSQGGEFGFVLFAQAQQAFLIEQQAASVFGAIITLSMATTPFLMMLTQNLRAEPEKSAEGVQGPQHDGSDAIVVGYGRFGQTVAQMLLGQNIPVTLIDSDVAMIETAGSFGMKVYYGDGTRVDLLRQAGAADAELILFCQDGDGLDTAILEGIHHAFPNASIFVRAYDRRSVMKMKGAPVAGIVREMLESAVRMAREAMEAVGVDMQEIDKTEAEYRKRDSARLTEQKESGDLRAGVTRMFSQENLARETAKAGAEARTEGQ; encoded by the coding sequence ATGCACGGCGAAGTCTCCATTGTCCGCGATGCCGTGCCGCTGCTCGGTTTCGCGCTGATCTTCGTGCTGATCTTCCGCAAGCTCGGGCTGGGTGCGACACTCGGTTTCCTCGTTGCCGGTGCATTGGTCGGGCCGCAGGTGCTGGGGCTGGTCGGCGGCGCCGAGAGTAAGATGGGGATCGCCGAGCTCGGCATCGCCTTGCTGCTGTTCCTGGTCGGGCTGGAACTGAGCCCGAGTCGCCTGTGGCGGATGCGGCGCGACATTTTCGGACTGGGCCTGCTGCAGGTTGTATTGTGCGGGCTGGCGGTGTCGGGGATCGTCTATCTCGCGACCAGATCGAGCGGCGCCGCGGCGCTCGCGCTGGGGCTTCCGCTGGCGCTGTCGTCGACCGCGCAGGTGCTGCCGATGCTGCAATCCGCCGGGCGCCTGCGCACGCCGTTCGGCGAGCGTGCCTTCGCGATCCTGCTGTTCCAGGATCTGTCAATCGTCCCGCTGATCACCATCGTCGCGGCGATGTCCCGCAACCCGGCCGATATGAACGGCCCGCCCGGATGGCTGCTCGGGGTCTACACGATGGCCGCGATCGTTGGGCTGGTCCTGGTCGGGCGCTATCTGCTGAGGCCCTTGTTCAAGCTGATCGGCAATCTCGGCGAGCGCGAGATGTTCGTGTTCGCCGGACTGTTCACCGTCATCGCCGCGGCGGCGCTGATGGAGGCGCTCGGGCTGTCGGCGGCACTTGGCGCGTTCATCGCCGGCGTGATGCTCGCGGACTCGCCCTATCGCCACGAGCTGGAGGCCGATGTCGAGCCGTTCCGCACGATCCTGCTCGGTCTGTTCTTCCTCGCGGTCGGCATGACCCTGGACCTCCATGCAATTGCCGACCGGCCGCTTTTCGTCGCCGGCATGGCGCTCGCCCTGATCGTCACCAAGATGGCGATCATCATGGGGCTGGCGATGCTGTTCGGCGTGAAGCGCCGCCGCGCATTCGCGCTCGGCGTGCTGCTCAGCCAGGGCGGCGAGTTCGGCTTTGTATTGTTCGCACAGGCACAGCAGGCGTTCCTGATCGAGCAACAGGCGGCCAGCGTGTTCGGCGCGATCATCACCCTGTCGATGGCGACCACCCCGTTCCTGATGATGCTGACGCAAAACCTGCGCGCCGAGCCCGAGAAGAGCGCGGAGGGCGTGCAGGGGCCGCAGCACGACGGATCGGACGCGATCGTCGTCGGCTATGGCCGCTTCGGGCAGACCGTCGCGCAGATGCTGCTCGGTCAGAACATCCCGGTCACCCTGATCGATTCCGATGTCGCGATGATCGAGACCGCCGGCAGTTTCGGAATGAAGGTCTATTATGGCGACGGCACGCGCGTTGACCTGCTGCGCCAGGCGGGGGCTGCGGATGCCGAGCTGATCCTGTTCTGCCAGGATGGCGACGGGCTCGACACCGCTATACTCGAAGGCATCCACCACGCCTTCCCCAATGCCTCGATCTTCGTGCGCGCGTATGACCGGCGCTCGGTGATGAAAATGAAGGGCGCGCCGGTTGCCGGGATCGTTCGCGAGATGCTCGAGAGCGCGGTCCGGATGGCGCGCGAGGCGATGGAGGCGGTCGGCGTCGACATGCAGGAGATCGACAAGACCGAGGCCGAATACCGCAAGCGGGACTCGGCGCGG
- a CDS encoding DUF2218 domain-containing protein, producing MTATTVSALAVVPTASASRYLQQLCKHWSHNLQVEFTPENGTVIFPRDARGADWPGDAVVKFNVADAGLEVRIDASSDGQLEGLKGAVARHLDRFAFREAPLRFDWG from the coding sequence ATGACGGCGACGACGGTTAGCGCGCTGGCGGTGGTTCCCACTGCCAGCGCCAGCAGATACCTCCAGCAATTGTGCAAGCATTGGTCGCACAATCTTCAGGTCGAGTTCACGCCCGAGAATGGCACGGTGATCTTTCCGCGCGATGCGCGTGGCGCGGATTGGCCGGGCGATGCGGTGGTGAAGTTCAATGTTGCCGATGCCGGGCTGGAGGTGCGAATCGACGCGTCGAGCGACGGGCAGCTGGAAGGGTTGAAAGGCGCGGTCGCGCGCCACCTTGATCGCTTCGCGTTTCGCGAGGCGCCGCTTCGCTTCGACTGGGGCTAG
- the radA gene encoding DNA repair protein RadA, which produces MAKLRKRYVCQACGSVTAQWQGQCGDCGDWNTLVEEAGGNVTPFQAKHNLQSGGRAIQLTGLNTDIALPDRMATGIAELDRALGGGFVEGSATLIGGDPGIGKSTLLLQAAAKIAERGLRVAYVSGEEAADQVRLRARRLGLGKAPVMLAAATSVRDILTTMGEGPAPALLVIDSIQTMHSDLIEGAPGTVSQVRASAGELIRFAKEQGTAVVLVGHVTKDGSIAGPRVLEHMVDTVLAFEGERSHQYRILRAVKNRFGGTDEIGVFAMESEGLSEVANPSSLFLTQRDESVTGTIVFPALEGTRPVLVEVQALVVRLASGATPRRAVVGWDSSRLSMILAVLEARCGLSFSTCEVYLNIAGGYRVQDPAADLAVAAALVSALAERPLAADAVAFGEIALSGEVRPVAHGALRCREAGKLGFARALAPAAQADKGGLVLSGFKNLAAFVDHLLGR; this is translated from the coding sequence ATGGCGAAGCTCCGCAAACGATATGTGTGTCAGGCATGCGGCTCGGTCACCGCGCAATGGCAGGGCCAGTGCGGCGATTGCGGCGACTGGAATACGCTGGTCGAGGAAGCCGGGGGCAACGTCACGCCGTTCCAGGCCAAGCATAATCTCCAGTCGGGCGGGCGTGCGATCCAGCTGACCGGGCTCAATACCGACATCGCGCTGCCCGATCGGATGGCGACGGGGATCGCGGAACTCGATCGGGCGCTGGGTGGCGGGTTCGTCGAGGGCAGCGCGACACTGATCGGAGGCGATCCGGGGATCGGCAAATCGACCCTGCTGCTGCAGGCGGCGGCGAAGATCGCCGAGCGCGGACTACGCGTCGCCTATGTCTCGGGCGAGGAAGCGGCGGATCAGGTGCGGCTGCGCGCGCGGCGACTGGGGCTCGGCAAGGCGCCGGTGATGCTCGCCGCCGCGACTTCGGTGCGCGATATCCTGACGACGATGGGGGAGGGCCCCGCCCCTGCCTTGCTGGTGATCGATTCGATCCAGACGATGCACAGCGACCTGATCGAGGGCGCGCCGGGGACGGTGAGCCAAGTGCGGGCGAGCGCGGGCGAGTTGATCCGCTTCGCCAAGGAACAGGGCACGGCGGTGGTGCTGGTAGGTCATGTCACCAAAGATGGCAGTATCGCCGGCCCGCGCGTGCTAGAGCATATGGTCGATACCGTGCTGGCGTTCGAAGGCGAGCGCAGCCACCAGTATCGTATCCTCCGCGCGGTCAAGAATCGCTTCGGCGGCACTGACGAGATCGGGGTGTTCGCGATGGAGAGCGAGGGGCTGAGCGAGGTCGCCAATCCCTCGTCGCTGTTCCTGACCCAGCGCGACGAGAGCGTCACCGGCACGATCGTGTTCCCGGCGCTGGAGGGGACGCGGCCGGTGCTGGTCGAGGTGCAGGCGCTGGTGGTGCGGCTGGCGAGCGGGGCGACGCCGCGGCGGGCGGTGGTCGGCTGGGATTCCTCGCGGCTGTCGATGATCCTCGCGGTGCTGGAGGCGCGGTGCGGGCTGAGCTTCTCGACCTGTGAAGTCTATTTGAACATCGCCGGCGGATATCGCGTGCAGGATCCCGCCGCCGATCTGGCGGTGGCGGCGGCGCTGGTATCGGCGCTGGCCGAGCGCCCGCTGGCGGCGGACGCGGTGGCGTTCGGCGAGATAGCGCTTTCGGGCGAGGTTCGCCCGGTCGCACATGGCGCGCTGCGCTGCCGCGAGGCGGGCAAGCTCGGCTTCGCCAGGGCGCTGGCTCCGGCCGCGCAGGCCGACAAGGGCGGGCTGGTGCTGTCGGGGTTCAAGAACCTCGCGGCGTTCGTCGATCATTTGCTGGGGCGTTAA
- a CDS encoding glutathione S-transferase family protein: MITLFGEGRGFRVAWLLEEMGLPYRLRPVDMLAGVDNDPGFLRVNPAGFIPAIQDGDVTMVESIAIMEYLLARYGPSPLVPSPHDPAFAAYQQFLHLGEAGLAASMFFFVVAKILAPEAERDNWGSRKALETFHSRLGLVVRQLDRASYMAGEHFTAADISVTYALEFAQRAGGVALGAAERAYIARTTERDAYWRAMDVCEATKAWAASLTLPD, from the coding sequence ATGATCACCCTGTTCGGCGAAGGCCGTGGCTTCCGGGTCGCCTGGCTGCTCGAGGAAATGGGCTTGCCCTATCGGCTGCGGCCGGTCGACATGCTTGCCGGTGTCGACAACGACCCCGGATTCCTGCGCGTCAACCCCGCCGGCTTCATACCCGCCATCCAGGACGGCGACGTCACCATGGTCGAATCGATCGCGATCATGGAATATCTGCTCGCCCGCTACGGCCCGAGCCCGCTCGTGCCATCGCCGCACGACCCGGCGTTTGCCGCCTATCAGCAATTTCTCCACCTCGGCGAAGCCGGGCTCGCCGCCTCGATGTTCTTCTTCGTTGTCGCCAAGATCCTCGCGCCCGAGGCCGAGCGCGACAATTGGGGATCGCGCAAGGCGCTGGAGACCTTCCACAGCCGCCTCGGGCTCGTTGTTCGCCAGCTCGACCGCGCGTCCTATATGGCCGGCGAGCACTTCACCGCCGCCGATATCTCGGTGACCTACGCGCTCGAATTCGCGCAACGCGCCGGCGGCGTCGCGCTCGGTGCGGCGGAGCGGGCCTATATCGCCCGTACCACCGAGCGCGACGCCTATTGGCGGGCGATGGACGTGTGCGAGGCGACCAAAGCCTGGGCTGCCTCACTGACCTTACCCGACTGA
- a CDS encoding PadR family transcriptional regulator, translating to MRFGFHHGRHERGHNHDRNCGPRGFGGPFGGMGHPGREGGRGRRMFDGGELRLILLKLIEESPRHGYDLIREIEERTGGAYAPSPGVVYPTLTMLDDMDLIAEHKAEGAKKSFAITEAGTAHLAEHADQVAALFERLAHLASHQARTDGGPIRRAMGNLRVALQNRVSAEGVDANTLHDVAAILDEAAQKIERLA from the coding sequence ATGCGATTTGGATTTCATCACGGCCGTCACGAGCGCGGCCACAATCATGACCGCAACTGCGGTCCGCGCGGCTTCGGTGGGCCGTTTGGTGGGATGGGTCATCCCGGCAGGGAAGGTGGCCGTGGACGGCGGATGTTCGACGGTGGCGAGCTTCGTCTGATCCTGCTTAAGCTGATCGAAGAGAGCCCGCGTCACGGCTATGACCTGATCCGCGAGATCGAGGAGCGGACGGGTGGCGCCTATGCCCCGAGCCCGGGCGTCGTCTATCCAACGCTGACGATGCTCGACGACATGGACCTGATCGCCGAGCACAAGGCCGAGGGCGCCAAGAAGTCGTTCGCGATCACTGAGGCCGGTACCGCGCACCTTGCCGAACATGCCGATCAGGTGGCGGCGCTGTTCGAGCGGCTGGCGCACCTCGCCTCGCATCAGGCGCGCACCGATGGCGGACCGATCCGCAGGGCGATGGGCAATCTCCGCGTCGCGTTGCAGAACCGGGTGAGCGCCGAGGGTGTTGATGCAAACACCCTGCACGATGTCGCCGCGATCCTTGACGAGGCGGCACAGAAGATCGAGCGGCTTGCATGA
- a CDS encoding replication-associated recombination protein A, whose product MTDLFGPQEQEPLAEEPLGGPLADRLRPQQLGDVVGQEHLTGPEGAIGRMVAAGKLSSIILWGPPGTGKTTIARLLADAVGLRFVAISAVFSGVAELKKVFAEAKEHARIGRKTLLFVDEIHRFNRAQQDGFLPFVEDGTVTLVGATTENPSFELNAALLSRAQVLILHRLDHKALCKLLDRAEELEDKPLPVTPEARDAFVASADGDGRFLLNQAETLFSVSFPAPLDPQALGEFLQRRVAVYDKDREGHYNIISALHKSVRGSDPQAALYYLARMLTAGEEPLYVLRRLVRMAVEDIGLADPQALVQCIAAKDTYEFLGSPEGELAIVQACLYLATAPKSVSSYKAQKAAWKSARETGSLMPPQNILNAPTKLMKEIGYGKGYQYDPDTEHGFSGDNYWPEEMTPQVFYTPTDRGVERRIAERMAWWNEMREKLRDA is encoded by the coding sequence ATGACAGACCTTTTCGGCCCCCAGGAACAAGAACCGCTTGCCGAAGAGCCGCTGGGCGGCCCCCTCGCCGATCGCCTGCGCCCGCAGCAGCTGGGCGATGTCGTCGGTCAGGAACATCTCACCGGCCCCGAAGGCGCGATCGGGCGCATGGTCGCGGCGGGGAAGCTCAGCTCGATCATCCTGTGGGGGCCGCCCGGCACCGGCAAAACCACCATCGCCCGCCTGCTCGCCGACGCCGTCGGCCTGCGCTTCGTCGCGATCTCGGCGGTGTTCTCGGGCGTGGCGGAGCTCAAAAAGGTCTTTGCGGAGGCAAAGGAACACGCCCGGATCGGCCGCAAGACGCTCCTGTTCGTCGATGAGATCCACCGTTTCAATCGCGCCCAGCAGGATGGCTTCCTACCTTTTGTCGAGGACGGCACCGTCACCCTGGTCGGCGCGACCACCGAAAATCCCAGCTTTGAGCTCAACGCCGCGTTGCTCAGCCGCGCGCAGGTGCTGATCCTCCACCGCCTTGACCACAAGGCGCTGTGCAAGCTGCTCGACCGCGCCGAGGAGCTGGAGGACAAGCCTCTCCCCGTCACGCCGGAGGCGCGCGACGCGTTCGTCGCCAGCGCGGACGGCGACGGCCGCTTCCTGCTTAATCAGGCCGAGACGCTGTTCTCGGTAAGCTTCCCCGCCCCACTCGATCCGCAGGCGCTGGGTGAGTTCCTCCAGCGCCGCGTCGCGGTCTACGACAAGGATCGCGAAGGCCACTACAACATCATCTCCGCGCTCCATAAATCGGTGCGCGGCAGCGATCCCCAGGCGGCACTCTATTATCTCGCCCGCATGCTCACCGCCGGCGAGGAGCCGCTCTACGTGCTGCGCCGGCTGGTACGGATGGCGGTCGAGGATATCGGCCTCGCTGACCCGCAAGCATTGGTCCAGTGCATCGCCGCCAAGGATACCTATGAATTCCTCGGCTCGCCCGAGGGCGAACTGGCGATCGTCCAGGCTTGTCTCTACCTCGCCACCGCGCCCAAATCGGTGTCGAGCTACAAGGCGCAGAAGGCGGCGTGGAAATCGGCCAGGGAAACCGGCTCGCTGATGCCGCCCCAGAACATCCTCAACGCCCCCACCAAGCTGATGAAGGAGATCGGCTACGGCAAGGGCTACCAATACGACCCCGATACAGAGCATGGCTTTTCCGGCGACAATTACTGGCCGGAGGAAATGACGCCGCAGGTCTTCTACACGCCCACCGACCGCGGCGTGGAAAGGCGCATCGCCGAGCGCATGGCGTGGTGGAACGAGATGCGGGAGAAATTGCGCGATGCGTGA
- a CDS encoding iron-sulfur cluster assembly scaffold protein, translated as MNAPLYNMEILRLAATVPFQERLADPMGTAEKRSPVCGSRVTVDIDLDDEGRVKALGLLVRACALGQASAGILAAHIIGRTAGEIATARDALAAWLAETGPAPEWPGLDIFVPALPHRGRHAAIRLAFEAAAEAAEQAAR; from the coding sequence ATGAACGCGCCGCTCTACAATATGGAAATCCTGCGGCTCGCCGCGACCGTGCCGTTTCAGGAGCGGCTGGCCGATCCGATGGGGACGGCGGAGAAGCGCTCGCCCGTGTGTGGCAGCCGGGTGACGGTCGATATCGATCTCGATGACGAAGGGCGCGTCAAGGCGCTCGGGCTGCTCGTCCGCGCGTGCGCGCTGGGGCAGGCGTCGGCGGGCATCCTCGCGGCGCATATTATCGGCCGGACCGCGGGCGAGATCGCTACTGCGCGCGATGCGCTCGCCGCATGGCTCGCGGAGACGGGACCCGCGCCAGAGTGGCCCGGTCTCGACATCTTCGTGCCGGCGCTGCCGCACCGCGGGCGCCACGCGGCGATCCGGCTGGCGTTCGAAGCGGCGGCGGAAGCCGCGGAACAGGCGGCGCGCTGA
- a CDS encoding CvpA family protein, with protein MTLTGLDIIVLLAIGGAAVLGFLRGFVTEVLALLAWVLVVLAIKLFHAPLAEMLAGVVGTVQGASVLAFAILSGATYFGGRVIANSVGSRTRDSFLGPIDRALGLGFGALKGLILVSVAFLLVVLVFDTMRGGAAKRPDWITTSMTYPLLNATSASIADVVDRRRKGLPVFGEEEGNVSGNAAMGNKTAHAN; from the coding sequence ATGACGCTTACCGGACTGGACATCATCGTGCTGCTCGCGATCGGCGGGGCGGCGGTGCTCGGCTTCCTGCGCGGATTCGTCACCGAGGTGCTGGCGCTGCTCGCCTGGGTGCTTGTCGTGCTGGCGATCAAGCTATTCCATGCGCCGCTGGCGGAGATGCTCGCTGGCGTGGTCGGCACGGTACAGGGCGCTTCGGTGCTGGCGTTCGCGATCCTTTCCGGCGCGACCTATTTCGGCGGGCGCGTCATCGCCAATTCGGTCGGCTCGCGGACGCGCGACAGCTTCCTGGGGCCGATCGACCGCGCCCTCGGCCTAGGTTTCGGCGCACTCAAGGGCCTGATTCTCGTCAGTGTCGCCTTCCTGCTGGTGGTCTTGGTGTTCGACACGATGCGCGGCGGCGCGGCCAAGCGGCCGGACTGGATCACGACCTCGATGACCTATCCGCTGCTCAACGCCACCAGCGCCAGCATCGCCGACGTCGTCGATCGTCGCCGCAAGGGGCTGCCGGTGTTCGGAGAGGAGGAGGGGAATGTCAGCGGCAACGCGGCGATGGGGAATAAGACCGCTCACGCTAACTAG